Part of the Longimicrobium sp. genome, CGTGGCCAGCGCGGGACGCACCCTGCTGGGCCGCGTGCGCCTGGCCCATCCCACCCCCGAAGTGCTGGCCGCCATCGCCGCCCTGGGCCGCGGCTGGCCTCAGCATCCCGTTGCCAAGCCGGTGCTGGATGCCGCCCGGCGCTCCGGCCATCCCGAGATGCTCCGCCTGCTCACCACATCGCCCGCCACCGCATGAGCGACGCCGTACGCTTTCTCACCGGGATGGCGCAGGCCATCGCCACGCTGGCGCTGTACGGCGACGGCCACCCCGCGCGCGAGCGGGCGCTGGACGCCGCCTACCAGCCGCTGGCAGACCTGCAAGGTGCCCAGCCCCGGCAGTCGTTCACCTTTCTGGGCGACGAGGTGGTGCACGGTTCCACGCCGCTGGGCGAGCTGCGCAACTGGGAGTGGAGCGGCCGGCTGGTCGCCGCGGGAATGCAGCGGCTGGAGTTCGACGAGCGGGTGTCGCGCGACGAGCTGGAGGCGTTGCTGGAGGAGGTCCTGGCGCGGCTGACGCTGCAGGTGATGGACTCGCCCGAAGCGCGGCAGATGCGGCCGTCGCGCATCCGCATGGGCGCGGTGGGGGTGCGGGGCGAGACGAGCCCCGTCGAAACGTTGACCGCCACGCTGGACTACTCGCTGGCGGACGAGGTGCAGGCCATCCGCTGGATGCACGACGAGGTGGAGCAGATGCGCCCGGTGCCGCTGGCCGAAGCCGAGGCGGTGGTGCGCTCGCTTTCCGTGGCCATGCACGGCGAGCAGCAGATGATCCTCCCGCTGCTGCGGCTGCGCACCCACGACGAGTACACCACCACGCACTCCATGAACGTGGCGGTGCTCACGATGGCGATGGCCGAGTTCCTGGGCTATCCGCAGTCCGACATCCGCGCGTTCGGCGTGGCGGGGCTGCTGCACGACATCGGCAAGGTGCGCATTCCCCGCGACATCCTGAACAAGCCGGGGAAGCTGACGCCGGAGGAGCGGGCCATCATCAACCG contains:
- a CDS encoding HD-GYP domain-containing protein, giving the protein MSDAVRFLTGMAQAIATLALYGDGHPARERALDAAYQPLADLQGAQPRQSFTFLGDEVVHGSTPLGELRNWEWSGRLVAAGMQRLEFDERVSRDELEALLEEVLARLTLQVMDSPEARQMRPSRIRMGAVGVRGETSPVETLTATLDYSLADEVQAIRWMHDEVEQMRPVPLAEAEAVVRSLSVAMHGEQQMILPLLRLRTHDEYTTTHSMNVAVLTMAMAEFLGYPQSDIRAFGVAGLLHDIGKVRIPRDILNKPGKLTPEERAIINRHPIDGARVLLDTERNLDMAAVVAYEHHIMHDGGGYPALHYCRSCHSASRLAHVCDVYDALRTNRPYREAWPAEKVLGYIEERAGTEFDPGVATSFVQMMRQWEQRFAVLEDERQPVRAPVPAGAAEASVPVTAAAPTLEGAPG